The following proteins are co-located in the Clostridiales bacterium genome:
- a CDS encoding glycerol dehydrogenase produces MANIIGSPERYVQGRGVLGELCKHIQSMGKTPFILVSESGKGRVEKPISKGAVEFDTKLTYATFRGECSRNEIDRLIKAYKESACDVIVGIGGGKIHDTAKAVAFYAGAPVVIVPTIAGTDAPCSALSVIYSDEGVFEEYLFLPRNPNMVLVDTDIISKAPARLLVSGMGDALATYFEARACKQSDSGNFIGGQYTVTSMAIAKLCYDTLISDGVKALVSVREGVCTKALEHIVEANTYLSGIGFESCGIAAAHAIHNGLTAIPETHHYYHGEKVAFGTLTQLVLENSDLKELEEVMNFCLDTGLPTTLADLGITEIKPNELMQAAELACGPNDTMGNMPFAVTPQMVYDSMIAADALGRHYKSKR; encoded by the coding sequence ATGGCAAATATTATTGGAAGTCCCGAACGTTATGTACAGGGCAGGGGGGTTCTCGGAGAGCTTTGCAAGCATATTCAGAGCATGGGAAAGACTCCCTTCATTTTAGTGAGCGAATCAGGCAAAGGCCGCGTAGAAAAGCCCATATCCAAGGGTGCAGTGGAATTTGATACGAAATTGACTTACGCAACGTTCCGCGGGGAATGTTCCCGCAATGAAATCGACCGACTGATCAAAGCGTACAAGGAATCAGCTTGTGATGTTATCGTAGGAATCGGCGGAGGAAAGATTCATGATACGGCAAAAGCAGTAGCTTTTTATGCGGGTGCCCCAGTGGTAATCGTTCCAACCATTGCCGGCACAGATGCACCATGCAGCGCGCTGTCTGTAATATACAGCGACGAAGGTGTATTCGAAGAATATCTTTTTCTTCCCAGAAATCCCAACATGGTTCTTGTAGATACCGATATTATCAGCAAAGCACCGGCACGTCTACTTGTTTCTGGTATGGGAGATGCACTGGCGACCTATTTTGAAGCACGCGCATGCAAGCAGTCAGACAGCGGCAACTTTATCGGAGGTCAGTACACTGTTACCTCAATGGCCATTGCAAAGCTTTGCTATGACACATTGATTTCCGATGGCGTAAAAGCGTTGGTTTCTGTGAGGGAAGGTGTATGTACAAAAGCCCTCGAACATATTGTAGAAGCAAATACCTATCTCTCCGGAATCGGATTTGAAAGCTGTGGTATAGCAGCGGCTCATGCGATTCACAACGGCCTGACTGCAATTCCGGAAACCCACCATTACTATCATGGTGAAAAAGTTGCATTCGGAACGTTAACCCAATTGGTTCTTGAAAATTCAGATCTGAAGGAGCTTGAGGAAGTCATGAACTTCTGTCTTGATACAGGATTGCCTACAACGCTGGCAGACCTAGGTATAACAGAGATAAAGCCCAATGAACTGATGCAGGCTGCCGAACTGGCCTGCGGGCCAAATGATACCATGGGCAATATGCCTTTTGCTGTTACCCCACAGATGGTATACGATTCGATGATTGCTGCCGATGCTCTTGGCAGGCATTATAAGTCTAAGCGCTAG
- a CDS encoding metal-sensing transcriptional repressor: MVEKRIQTKNHAKTHICNNARVHTHGNDHDHTRDNDNNYTHTHNDTNTYHTHTHTHTHHNTKAVLNRLSRAIGHMEAVKRMVEDGKDCSEVLIQLSAVIAALHNTGKVILSDHISHCIVDAVETGDKKAIENLNIAISRFIK, encoded by the coding sequence ATGGTTGAAAAGAGGATACAAACGAAAAACCATGCTAAAACCCACATTTGTAACAATGCCCGTGTCCATACACATGGCAATGATCATGACCACACACGTGACAATGACAATAACTACACCCACACCCATAACGATACCAATACATATCACACCCATACCCATACCCATACCCATCATAACACCAAGGCGGTTTTGAACCGTTTGTCCAGAGCAATCGGTCACATGGAAGCGGTAAAACGTATGGTGGAGGACGGCAAGGATTGCAGTGAAGTGCTGATCCAGCTGTCAGCAGTTATCGCAGCGCTTCACAACACCGGAAAAGTGATTCTCTCAGATCATATCTCCCATTGTATTGTAGATGCGGTGGAAACCGGTGACAAAAAAGCAATCGAAAATTTGAATATCGCAATTTCAAGGTTTATTAAATAG
- the motA gene encoding flagellar motor stator protein MotA yields the protein MELTTLIGVVAGIVAVVGAMIFKHISFAVLVNPAAIFVIFVGTAASVLNSFPGENLKSLGKLFKILFTKQKLITELEIIEMMINLSSISKTGGLLALESKIEEISDPFIQKGIRMVVDGSEADTITDILEAEITAMEKRHETNASIFASAGMYAPTLGVLGAVFGLIAAMSHIDDTEAMAEAIAAAFVATILGIFTGYVLWNPFAKKLKVKSQNEVMLKGMVVEGLLSIQRGDAPFMLKEKLLAVLPASRQAKILEQLKKE from the coding sequence ATGGAACTTACTACTTTAATAGGTGTTGTTGCGGGTATTGTTGCTGTAGTAGGAGCAATGATTTTTAAACATATCAGTTTTGCGGTTTTAGTGAATCCCGCAGCGATATTTGTTATCTTCGTAGGTACAGCCGCTAGTGTTCTCAATTCATTTCCAGGCGAAAATCTGAAGAGCCTTGGGAAATTATTCAAAATTTTGTTCACGAAACAAAAATTGATTACAGAATTAGAAATTATCGAAATGATGATCAATCTTTCAAGCATCAGTAAGACTGGGGGCTTGCTTGCGCTGGAGAGTAAAATTGAAGAGATATCAGACCCATTCATTCAGAAGGGGATTCGAATGGTTGTTGATGGCTCAGAAGCTGATACGATTACGGATATCCTTGAAGCCGAAATTACAGCCATGGAAAAGAGACACGAGACCAATGCCAGCATTTTCGCATCGGCTGGTATGTATGCACCGACTCTTGGTGTCTTGGGTGCAGTGTTTGGCTTAATCGCGGCGATGTCTCATATTGATGATACCGAAGCTATGGCCGAAGCAATTGCAGCAGCATTTGTCGCAACGATCCTTGGTATTTTTACCGGTTATGTATTGTGGAATCCCTTTGCCAAAAAGCTAAAAGTAAAGAGCCAAAACGAGGTTATGCTGAAAGGCATGGTTGTGGAAGGTTTGCTGTCGATTCAAAGAGGAGATGCTCCCTTCATGCTGAAAGAAAAACTCCTTGCGGTTCTGCCTGCATCGAGACAGGCAAAAATTCTTGAACAATTGAAGAAGGAATAG
- a CDS encoding ATP-binding cassette domain-containing protein — translation MNSIIEVKNFTKKYGDFMAVNDISFNVEEGTIFAFLGPNGAGKSTTINTLCTIFEKTTGSLSINGYDVTTQKSEVRSSIGVVFQDSTLDAKMTIEENLKMHCVFYDIPRREVEERIQFVLKLVDLLDERKKPVAALSGGMKRRVEIARGLIHYPKVLFLDEPTTGLDPQTRAHIWEYILKLQKERNITIFLTTHYMEEAEICNKIAIIDNGVIVAHDTPYALKKTYTKDTAYITTKNSSELEEQLVRHDLNYEKKDGYYKVEAEKIDCLLQVLSIHKEHITNIEIKKGTFNDVFLEITGKKIREEA, via the coding sequence ATGAATTCAATCATCGAAGTTAAAAACTTTACAAAAAAATATGGCGATTTCATGGCCGTAAATGATATTTCCTTTAACGTGGAGGAGGGAACGATTTTTGCGTTTCTGGGTCCCAATGGCGCAGGAAAAAGTACAACCATAAATACCCTGTGCACCATATTTGAAAAGACGACAGGCTCTCTTTCCATTAATGGGTATGATGTTACAACACAAAAAAGCGAAGTCAGATCATCCATCGGCGTGGTATTTCAAGATTCCACATTGGATGCAAAGATGACCATCGAAGAAAATCTCAAAATGCATTGTGTTTTCTATGATATACCGAGAAGGGAAGTGGAAGAACGGATTCAATTTGTTTTGAAACTGGTTGATCTTCTAGACGAGCGTAAAAAGCCAGTTGCGGCGTTGTCCGGAGGAATGAAACGTCGGGTGGAAATTGCCCGGGGGCTGATTCATTACCCCAAGGTACTGTTTTTGGACGAGCCAACAACGGGATTGGATCCGCAGACCCGTGCGCACATCTGGGAATATATCCTTAAGCTTCAGAAGGAACGAAATATTACAATATTCCTAACTACGCATTACATGGAAGAGGCGGAAATCTGCAATAAAATCGCAATCATTGATAATGGAGTCATCGTAGCCCATGATACACCTTACGCACTCAAAAAGACCTATACCAAGGACACCGCTTATATTACGACGAAAAATTCCTCGGAGCTAGAGGAACAGCTGGTGCGCCATGATCTAAACTATGAGAAAAAGGACGGCTACTATAAAGTCGAGGCGGAAAAGATTGACTGCCTGCTGCAAGTCCTAAGCATCCATAAGGAGCATATCACCAATATTGAGATCAAAAAAGGTACCTTTAATGACGTGTTCCTTGAAATAACAGGGAAAAAGATTAGAGAGGAGGCATAG
- a CDS encoding OmpA family protein: MSRKKKHTQHEEEAGEAWLLPYSDLMTLLLAVFIVLFAVSQIDAQKAQDMSERFSETMMDQNYVQSMKGSDSTQEGEQQAAPPQPVTEEEQMEELKTELDEKMTQEHMTGSVSTSIDKRGLVISLNNAMFFEPGSAEIKKEYETTLIGISDLMGNIDNYIRVEGHTDNVPMNSEMYPSNWDLSVARATSVVRLFYGRSGVDPEKLIAVGYGEYRPIADNSTEVGRQKNRRIDIIVLNDKYSDLERSIIR; this comes from the coding sequence ATGTCTAGAAAAAAGAAGCACACACAACACGAAGAGGAAGCAGGGGAAGCCTGGCTGCTTCCGTATTCCGATTTAATGACGCTATTATTGGCAGTTTTCATTGTTCTTTTTGCTGTCAGTCAGATTGACGCACAAAAGGCTCAGGATATGTCTGAGCGATTCAGTGAGACGATGATGGACCAAAACTATGTGCAGTCGATGAAGGGCAGCGACAGTACACAGGAGGGAGAGCAGCAAGCCGCTCCCCCACAGCCTGTAACGGAAGAAGAGCAGATGGAAGAGTTGAAGACTGAACTTGACGAAAAGATGACGCAAGAACATATGACTGGCTCTGTGTCCACCAGTATTGATAAACGTGGCTTGGTAATCAGTCTGAACAATGCGATGTTCTTTGAGCCGGGCAGTGCGGAAATCAAAAAAGAATATGAAACAACATTGATCGGAATTTCAGATTTGATGGGGAATATCGACAATTATATTCGCGTTGAAGGTCATACCGACAACGTCCCGATGAATTCGGAAATGTATCCATCCAATTGGGACTTGTCCGTAGCAAGAGCCACAAGTGTGGTTCGATTGTTTTACGGTAGATCTGGAGTCGATCCAGAGAAGCTTATTGCGGTGGGATACGGGGAATACAGACCGATTGCTGATAACTCAACAGAAGTGGGTCGGCAGAAAAACAGAAGAATTGATATTATTGTTTTAAACGATAAATATAGTGATCTGGAGCGTTCAATCATTAGATGA
- a CDS encoding glutaredoxin family protein produces MKDVILLTTSTCPYCRMAKEFLVQNKIHFIEKDVNADPQARAEMTKRKFTGVPVFLIGEDAVLGLDRNKVLELIDHRLVQCSNCGTSVRVPTGQGKINAKCPKCKSELK; encoded by the coding sequence ATGAAAGATGTTATTTTACTAACCACAAGTACATGTCCTTACTGCAGGATGGCGAAAGAATTCCTCGTTCAGAACAAAATTCATTTCATAGAAAAGGATGTTAACGCAGACCCGCAAGCTCGTGCAGAAATGACGAAAAGAAAATTCACAGGCGTTCCTGTATTTCTAATTGGAGAGGATGCGGTATTAGGGCTCGACAGAAACAAGGTTCTGGAATTGATCGATCATCGTCTCGTACAATGCTCAAATTGCGGCACCTCGGTGCGGGTACCTACTGGGCAGGGCAAAATCAACGCGAAATGCCCCAAATGCAAATCGGAACTGAAATAA
- a CDS encoding alpha/beta-type small acid-soluble spore protein, which translates to MASTNTPVKPSAKNGLNNMKTEIASELGLSNYDSTDKGNLTARQNGYVGGYMTKRLVEMAEQQLSGKF; encoded by the coding sequence ATGGCAAGTACAAATACACCAGTAAAACCAAGTGCAAAGAATGGACTGAACAACATGAAAACTGAAATCGCCAGTGAACTCGGCCTGTCCAATTATGATTCCACAGACAAGGGAAATCTTACAGCTAGACAGAACGGCTATGTTGGCGGTTATATGACCAAGAGACTTGTTGAGATGGCAGAACAACAGCTGTCCGGCAAATTCTAA
- a CDS encoding AMIN domain-containing protein yields the protein MTRKISSAAAVIFIMVFFTIMGITADAATTADVKLVINNEQVSADVMPYIQDGRTLVPARAVFEALGGKVTWDEINYIVTVEYDSTTVILKINDKTAEVNGENKTLDVPATINNSRTVIPARFVAEELGFLVGWDESTRTVTIKSPETPVVPEFKGYVTGISVEEGNSKTENTVVTVQLSEALKGTEDYSTTMLSSPDRFALDVKGFQLDSKISDLDYERKDSPLSTVRTGIYNENTVRVVCDLKEASNPSVNLSPDGKTLTITFPTLSTYFNPMEDGKLVVVLDAGHGEATAGKQSPGGLMKEYEFNRAVAAKMKTYLEAEGIEVLLTVNDDSDPSLADRCESANNSDADIFVSIHANAFGSGKDWTSANGWEIYHYQGSVLGNQLAKSITNANFPGLGILNRGIKTANFYVIKNTYMPAVLIEHGFFTNIDEVELLRSDEWRDKAARYNTQGIVNFLRSFN from the coding sequence ATGACAAGAAAAATTAGTTCGGCAGCTGCAGTTATCTTCATAATGGTTTTTTTTACAATCATGGGAATAACAGCTGACGCAGCAACCACCGCTGACGTTAAGCTCGTAATAAATAACGAACAAGTATCAGCAGATGTAATGCCTTATATTCAGGATGGGCGAACCTTGGTTCCGGCAAGGGCGGTATTTGAAGCCCTTGGAGGTAAGGTGACATGGGATGAGATCAATTACATAGTTACTGTAGAGTATGATTCTACCACCGTGATTCTTAAAATCAACGATAAAACCGCCGAGGTAAATGGGGAAAACAAAACTTTGGATGTTCCTGCCACAATCAATAACAGCAGGACCGTGATCCCTGCAAGATTTGTAGCAGAGGAGCTTGGATTTCTAGTCGGCTGGGATGAATCCACAAGGACGGTGACCATTAAATCACCTGAAACACCAGTAGTTCCTGAGTTCAAAGGCTATGTAACAGGAATTTCCGTGGAAGAGGGGAACTCAAAAACTGAAAATACAGTGGTAACGGTTCAATTGTCAGAGGCACTCAAGGGTACAGAGGATTATTCAACAACGATGCTGAGCTCTCCAGACCGATTTGCGTTGGACGTAAAAGGCTTTCAGTTGGACTCCAAGATATCTGACTTAGATTATGAGCGGAAGGATTCACCCTTATCGACGGTAAGAACAGGAATTTATAATGAGAATACGGTGAGGGTCGTTTGTGATTTGAAGGAAGCGTCAAATCCGTCTGTAAATTTATCTCCGGACGGAAAAACTCTAACGATAACATTTCCAACCCTCAGTACCTACTTTAATCCGATGGAAGACGGAAAGCTTGTAGTGGTACTGGATGCGGGTCATGGAGAAGCGACAGCAGGAAAACAAAGTCCCGGCGGCTTGATGAAAGAATACGAATTTAACAGGGCTGTTGCGGCCAAAATGAAGACTTATTTGGAGGCCGAGGGAATCGAAGTGCTGCTTACGGTAAATGATGATTCTGATCCAAGTCTTGCAGACAGATGTGAAAGTGCGAACAATTCTGATGCTGATATCTTTGTCAGTATCCATGCCAATGCGTTCGGAAGCGGCAAAGATTGGACCAGCGCAAATGGGTGGGAGATTTACCATTACCAGGGCAGCGTATTGGGCAACCAGCTTGCTAAGTCCATTACAAACGCCAACTTTCCAGGACTCGGAATTCTTAACAGGGGTATCAAAACAGCGAATTTCTACGTGATCAAAAATACATATATGCCTGCGGTGCTTATTGAGCATGGTTTTTTTACCAATATTGATGAAGTCGAACTTTTGAGAAGTGATGAATGGAGAGACAAAGCAGCACGGTATAATACACAAGGCATCGTGAACTTTTTGAGATCCTTCAACTAA
- a CDS encoding transporter translates to MNTVFALWKRGLKAFVRNRTGLVFSLIFPLFFVYVFGAIFRTDFIDNPIAYMLSGVIITTVFESSLNLASSTVDDMVSGFMKEVLVSPAKRISVAFGQLLSAATVSTVQGILVLVIGLFIGIQFTTWLTPLFVLCAMISVGLVFSGVGLFMATKVRNGQTFQIVKTAITMPLTFLSGAYIPLDMLPESLRFVAYFNPMTYATAFFRMVVLEKTDLPSAQLVREGLAIDIGGFIVTPFLSFVIIMVIGLIFLFLATSSFVRTDFSRLNRSATDANAIWG, encoded by the coding sequence ATGAATACAGTTTTTGCATTATGGAAGCGTGGGCTCAAAGCCTTTGTCAGAAATAGAACCGGTTTGGTTTTTTCCCTGATCTTTCCGCTATTCTTCGTCTATGTATTTGGTGCAATTTTCAGAACGGACTTTATCGATAACCCGATTGCATATATGCTTTCGGGAGTGATTATTACAACGGTTTTTGAAAGCTCATTGAATTTAGCTTCTTCCACAGTTGATGACATGGTGAGCGGATTTATGAAAGAGGTTCTTGTCTCTCCTGCAAAGAGAATTTCCGTAGCCTTTGGCCAACTTCTTTCGGCAGCGACAGTCTCAACGGTACAGGGTATTTTGGTGCTGGTGATCGGACTTTTTATCGGGATTCAATTTACTACATGGCTTACACCTCTGTTCGTCCTCTGTGCAATGATCAGTGTGGGGCTTGTTTTTTCCGGAGTTGGTCTTTTCATGGCCACAAAGGTTCGAAACGGGCAGACCTTTCAGATTGTCAAAACAGCCATAACCATGCCTTTGACCTTCCTTTCAGGGGCGTATATTCCGCTGGATATGCTGCCCGAATCTCTGCGTTTTGTGGCATATTTTAATCCCATGACCTATGCCACAGCTTTCTTTCGGATGGTCGTACTGGAAAAGACAGATCTGCCGTCTGCGCAGTTGGTAAGAGAAGGGCTGGCCATCGATATCGGCGGCTTTATCGTAACGCCGTTTTTATCGTTTGTAATTATCATGGTTATCGGCCTTATCTTTCTGTTTCTGGCTACAAGCTCCTTCGTAAGAACGGATTTCTCCCGTTTGAATCGAAGTGCGACTGACGCCAATGCGATATGGGGATAA
- a CDS encoding helix-turn-helix transcriptional regulator, with the protein MPQYDRYKNRNVNIEFHVREDFSKMPYPGRFSLVFLTDGSISGLRNDHPFHVSAPGVLCLTDKDEFCIFENKNVSAQTFCFDSDFLSSIPISESQDYASTNLKIQTGLSLFSKDSLQTGLPRVPERAYPQLFEWFFVLGTEVYAQSDGLWACRIKKYLIQILGMLEDLNRQAEQSPVDLVLEYIHTYYANKISLADLTSCAHLNRVSLNQLFHQRCGCTAMTYLLNHRLKVASSLLTHTDMSLNEIARSTGFEYDTYFIKQFTAKKKMSPTVFRNSSRESAVFPVEAN; encoded by the coding sequence ATGCCGCAATATGACCGATATAAAAATAGAAACGTTAACATCGAATTTCATGTCCGTGAGGATTTTAGCAAGATGCCATATCCAGGGCGTTTTTCACTTGTGTTTCTCACCGATGGCAGCATCAGCGGATTACGAAACGATCATCCTTTCCATGTATCTGCGCCGGGTGTGCTTTGCCTTACTGACAAGGATGAGTTTTGTATCTTTGAAAATAAAAACGTATCAGCCCAGACCTTTTGCTTCGATTCCGATTTTTTAAGTTCTATTCCCATTTCTGAATCACAAGATTATGCTTCCACAAATTTAAAAATCCAAACCGGCTTGTCGCTTTTTTCAAAAGATTCTTTACAGACAGGCCTGCCGAGGGTACCGGAACGAGCATACCCGCAATTATTTGAATGGTTTTTTGTACTGGGAACAGAGGTCTATGCACAGAGTGATGGGCTTTGGGCATGCAGGATCAAGAAATATCTGATCCAGATCTTAGGTATGCTGGAAGATCTGAACCGTCAGGCCGAACAGTCTCCGGTGGATCTTGTTTTGGAATATATCCATACCTATTATGCAAATAAGATCAGCCTTGCAGACCTGACAAGCTGCGCGCATCTAAACCGAGTTTCATTGAATCAATTGTTTCATCAAAGATGTGGCTGCACAGCGATGACATATCTTCTGAATCATCGACTAAAAGTAGCTTCAAGCCTGCTGACCCACACCGATATGAGCCTGAATGAGATTGCGCGGTCAACGGGATTTGAATATGATACGTATTTTATCAAGCAGTTTACCGCGAAAAAGAAAATGTCACCGACTGTGTTTCGGAATTCATCCAGAGAATCAGCAGTCTTCCCAGTAGAAGCAAATTAG
- a CDS encoding pyridoxamine 5'-phosphate oxidase family protein — translation MFRKMRLESNQTTEEEVIEMLNGATNGVLAVQGDEGYPYTVPLSFAYQDGKIYFHSTAETSHKIESISKNPKVSFCVVTQDQILPEAFNTLYRSVVLFGKARVLTEPADIARGIRPIVSKYSGEFMKEAGAYMKAEAGKFCVVEIEIEHMTGKAGS, via the coding sequence ATGTTTCGAAAAATGAGGCTTGAATCGAATCAGACTACTGAAGAAGAAGTAATAGAAATGCTGAATGGGGCTACCAATGGTGTGCTTGCAGTGCAAGGGGATGAAGGGTATCCCTACACGGTACCGTTGAGCTTTGCCTATCAAGATGGAAAGATCTATTTTCACAGTACTGCAGAAACCAGTCATAAGATCGAATCGATCAGCAAGAATCCAAAGGTATCGTTCTGTGTTGTCACTCAGGATCAAATATTGCCTGAAGCATTCAACACACTGTATCGGAGTGTTGTTCTTTTTGGGAAAGCACGAGTTTTGACAGAACCTGCTGATATCGCCCGGGGGATTCGGCCGATTGTCTCGAAATACTCAGGAGAATTTATGAAGGAAGCTGGAGCATATATGAAGGCAGAGGCGGGTAAGTTTTGCGTCGTAGAAATTGAAATCGAACATATGACCGGTAAGGCCGGAAGTTGA
- the gap gene encoding type I glyceraldehyde-3-phosphate dehydrogenase has protein sequence MMKNIAINGFGRIGRLAFRQLFEAEGYHVAAINDLTSPKMLAHLLKYDTSQGRYGEQIDSTENSLIVNGVSIPIYAEKDPSKLPWKDLNIDVVLECTGFFASKKAASAHLEAGAKKVLISTAAGKDVPTIVYGINESTLTKEDTIVSAASCTTNCLAFMVYHLNELAPIQKGFMTTIHAYTNDQNTLDGPHAKGDLRRARSAAGNIIPTSTGAAKAIGLVIPALEGKLDGTSQRVPVMAGSLTELTAVVSGSVTVDQVNQKMEQSKSEEYGYTEDEIVSSDIIGMTFGSLFDATQTKTTELGSDTLVKIAAWYDNENSFTSQMIRTVKHLANL, from the coding sequence ATTATGAAAAATATAGCAATCAATGGTTTTGGACGAATTGGCAGACTGGCGTTCCGGCAGCTTTTTGAGGCCGAGGGCTATCATGTTGCTGCAATCAACGATTTAACCAGTCCGAAGATGCTGGCGCATCTGCTGAAATATGACACATCACAAGGACGTTATGGAGAGCAGATTGATTCCACTGAAAACAGCCTCATAGTAAATGGTGTCAGTATTCCGATCTATGCGGAGAAAGATCCTTCCAAGCTCCCCTGGAAGGATCTGAATATCGACGTAGTGTTGGAATGCACCGGGTTCTTCGCTTCTAAAAAAGCTGCGTCTGCACACCTTGAAGCTGGAGCTAAGAAGGTGCTGATTTCCACTGCAGCCGGTAAGGATGTTCCTACCATCGTTTACGGTATTAACGAAAGCACATTGACAAAGGAAGATACCATTGTTTCCGCCGCTTCCTGCACTACAAATTGCCTGGCTTTTATGGTATATCATCTCAATGAACTGGCACCGATCCAAAAAGGCTTTATGACAACCATTCACGCTTATACAAACGATCAGAATACACTTGACGGCCCTCATGCAAAAGGTGATTTGCGCAGAGCACGTTCCGCTGCCGGAAATATCATTCCAACTTCTACGGGAGCCGCAAAGGCTATCGGGCTGGTCATTCCCGCACTGGAAGGCAAACTTGATGGCACATCCCAAAGAGTCCCGGTCATGGCAGGCTCTCTCACGGAACTGACTGCTGTGGTCAGCGGTTCTGTAACAGTAGATCAGGTGAATCAAAAAATGGAGCAGTCAAAATCGGAAGAATACGGATATACAGAGGATGAAATCGTATCCTCAGATATCATCGGTATGACCTTTGGCAGCCTGTTTGATGCCACCCAAACAAAGACGACTGAATTAGGCAGCGATACGCTGGTTAAAATCGCAGCCTGGTATGACAATGAAAATTCATTTACCAGTCAAATGATTCGTACCGTAAAGCATCTGGCAAATCTATAG
- a CDS encoding alanine--glyoxylate aminotransferase family protein, translating to MKTPLIMTPGPTSVHEDVRRAMSKKITNPDLDMEFYEFYKETSDRLKQLFLTSNDILILNGEGILGLEAACASLIEPGDQVLCLDNGIFGKGFGEFAELYGAEVTYFKSDYRKAISVEELEQFLADRHDFKLALLVHCETPSGITNPVNHICPLLKKYGILTVVDSVSAVGGEELRTDEWQMDLVLAGSQKCLSAPPGLSIVSISGDAWKMIQSRKQPVAGFYCNLSLWSSWYEKKWFPYTQPVSDLYGLRAAVDRILTEGDSITRHKKYAEAVRTSLVDAGLELYAQDGFSNTVTTVLVPDGIRFQELFNAMLTNHNIMIAGAFDYLADKVFRIGHMGENCREETLYLALKALNEVLKKHRVVLEKELHIEFVNLISQM from the coding sequence ATGAAAACACCATTGATCATGACACCCGGACCTACTTCTGTACATGAGGATGTACGCAGGGCAATGTCAAAAAAAATTACAAATCCGGATCTGGACATGGAATTCTATGAGTTCTATAAGGAAACCAGTGACCGATTGAAGCAATTATTTCTGACCAGCAATGATATTCTGATCCTGAATGGAGAAGGAATCCTAGGACTGGAGGCTGCCTGTGCATCTCTGATTGAACCGGGCGATCAAGTGCTGTGCCTGGATAACGGAATCTTCGGAAAAGGCTTCGGAGAATTTGCAGAACTTTATGGCGCAGAGGTGACATACTTTAAAAGTGACTACAGGAAAGCAATCTCAGTGGAAGAGCTGGAGCAATTTTTGGCTGATCGCCATGATTTTAAGTTGGCTCTTCTTGTTCATTGTGAAACCCCTTCGGGGATTACAAATCCGGTGAATCACATCTGCCCGCTGCTGAAAAAATACGGAATTCTAACCGTTGTGGACTCCGTGTCGGCAGTAGGCGGCGAAGAATTGCGAACGGATGAATGGCAGATGGATCTCGTACTGGCAGGTTCTCAGAAATGCCTGTCGGCTCCACCTGGCCTTTCCATCGTCAGCATCAGCGGAGACGCTTGGAAAATGATACAGAGCCGAAAGCAGCCTGTGGCAGGGTTTTATTGCAACCTAAGTCTTTGGAGCAGCTGGTATGAGAAAAAGTGGTTTCCATATACCCAGCCCGTCAGTGATTTGTATGGATTAAGAGCGGCAGTGGATCGGATACTCACTGAAGGGGACAGTATTACGCGCCATAAGAAATATGCTGAAGCGGTCAGAACCAGTCTTGTCGATGCAGGACTGGAATTATATGCGCAGGACGGATTTTCTAATACGGTGACTACCGTTTTAGTGCCCGATGGCATCCGTTTTCAGGAATTATTTAACGCGATGCTGACGAATCACAATATCATGATTGCAGGTGCTTTTGATTATCTGGCAGATAAAGTATTCCGTATCGGACATATGGGAGAGAATTGCAGGGAAGAGACGTTGTATCTCGCATTAAAGGCACTGAACGAAGTCTTAAAAAAACATCGTGTGGTTCTTGAAAAAGAGCTTCACATAGAATTCGTAAATCTGATCTCGCAAATGTAA